The Populus nigra chromosome 19, ddPopNigr1.1, whole genome shotgun sequence genome includes a window with the following:
- the LOC133679558 gene encoding beta-glucuronosyltransferase GlcAT14B-like — protein sequence MENNKYLKLLLQQKKQKWLLLLILSSTILLLTTIASFSSSPQLLYKSHGNKFHFQQVPRFVEPKLKNSPSSPVHKVPRLAYLISGSAGDGVSLKRALKALYHPRNQYAVHLDLEATAEERLELARWVSEEKVFEEVGNVRVVVRSNLVTYRGLTMVSNTLHAAAILLKDIDDGESWDWFINLSASDYPLMTQDDILHTLFDIPRDLNFIEHTSDIGWKKDQRAKPVIIDPGLYSQPKSEVFWISEKRRLPTAYNLFTGSAWMMLSRPFVEYCLWGWDNLPRIVLMYYANFLSSPEGYFHTVICNADEFRNTTVNHDLHFISWDNPPKQHPHFLTVDDYESMVESNVPFARKFGKDDPVLDRIDSNLLGRRADGFVPGGWFTDEGNASTVLPRINLKNTTELKPGPGAQRLKRLMSSLLLADDFNSTHCKMMPAVSKMK from the exons atggaaaacaacaagtACTTGAAGTTGCTTCTGCAACAAAAGAAGCAGAAATGGTTGTTACTGTTAATATTATCTTCAACCATCTTGCTTCTTACTACCATAGCATCATTCTCATCTTCCCCTCAATTGCTATACAAATCACACGGCAACAAATTCCATTTCCAGCAGGTTCCACGCTTTGTGGAACCTAAATTGAAAAACTCACCTTCTTCTCCCGTACATAAAGTACCCCGCCTTGCCTACTTAATTTCAGGTTCTGCTGGAGATGGAGTGAGCTTGAAACGGGCTTTAAAAGCACTCTACCATCCGAGGAATCAGTATGCTGTGCATTTGGACTTGGAGGCCACCGCGGAGGAGAGGTTGGAGCTGGCGAGATGGGTGAGTGAGGAGAAGGTTTTCGAGGAGGTGGGAAATGTGAGGGTGGTTGTGAGATCCAATTTGGTAACTTATAGAGGTCTAACTATGGTTAGCAATACGCTTCATGCTGCTGCAATTTTGCTCAAGGATATTGATGATGGGGAATCTTGGGATTGGTTTATCAATTTGAGCGCTTCTGATTATCCTTTGATGACTCAAGATG ATATTCTTCATACACTCTTTGATATTCCAAGAGACCTTAACTTCATCGAGCATACCAGTGACATTGGATGGAAGAA AGATCAAAGAGCCAAGCCTGTCATAATAGACCCAGGGCTATATAGCCAGCCAAAATCAGAGGTTTTTTGGATATCAGAGAAAAGGAGGTTGCCAACAGCATATAATTTGTTTACTG GTTCTGCTTGGATGATGCTCTCTCGACCTTTTGTGGAGTATTGCCTGTGGGGCTGGGACAACCTCCCAAGGATAGTCCTCATGTACTATGCAAACTTTCTCTCTTCACCTGAGGGTTATTTCCACACTGTAATCTGCAATGCTGATGAGTTCCGAAACACTACTGTTAACCATGACCTTCATTTCATATCTTGGGACAACCCTCCTAAGCAACACCCTCATTTTCTCACAGTAGATGATTATGAGAGCATGGTTGAGAGCAATGTTCCCTTTGCAAGGAAATTTGGCAAGGACGACCCGGTTCTTGACAGGATTGATTCTAACCTTCTGGGACGCAGAGCCGATGGGTTTGTGCCTGGTGGATGGTTCACTGATGAAGGAAATGCAAGTACAGTTCTCCCTCGTATTAATTTAAAGAACACCACTGAGCTTAAGCCTGGCCCTGGTGCTCAGAGGCTCAAGCGCCTGATGAGCAGTCTATTGTTAGCGGATGATTTTAACTCGACACACTGCAAAATGATGCCTGCTGTTTCGAAGATGAAATAG